In Pseudoalteromonas sp. NC201, a single window of DNA contains:
- a CDS encoding ATP-grasp domain-containing protein: protein MRGWIIYKDSASLLKPEIYEIDRLMAVAKEEGIDLQVYSPDQFDLLVTREDEESILIDGQPVALPDFVLPRMGAGTTYFTLAIIRHLERLGVHCFNSSQSIETVKDKLYAQQILAEQNLPTPKTMLVKFPVNIELVEKQIGFPVVIKTLSGSQGSGVFLSKSRGEFDDLMQLIEATNPKANIILQRFVKSSHGRDLRVLTIGGRAVACMERNSGGKNFKANVSLGAKGSPHPITPEIEWLATQTANILNLDVAGIDLLFDEEHFKICEANSSPGFEGLEQAVDIDVAREILHFIRIRLGIFNRTGQPKKSSNGTKASKEKAAE, encoded by the coding sequence ATGCGCGGTTGGATCATTTACAAAGACTCTGCCAGTTTGTTAAAACCTGAAATTTATGAAATAGATAGATTGATGGCGGTGGCAAAGGAAGAAGGTATTGATCTTCAAGTTTACTCACCTGATCAATTCGATCTATTGGTAACTAGAGAAGATGAAGAAAGTATTCTAATCGATGGTCAGCCGGTTGCGTTACCTGACTTTGTACTGCCGCGTATGGGTGCAGGCACGACTTACTTTACGCTTGCGATTATTCGTCACCTTGAACGTTTAGGCGTACATTGTTTTAACTCTTCGCAGTCTATCGAAACCGTAAAAGATAAGCTGTACGCGCAGCAGATCCTTGCAGAGCAAAACTTACCAACACCAAAAACCATGTTGGTTAAGTTCCCTGTAAATATTGAACTGGTAGAGAAGCAAATTGGTTTCCCAGTCGTGATTAAAACGCTGTCAGGCTCGCAGGGCAGCGGCGTATTTTTGTCTAAATCACGCGGTGAATTTGATGATTTGATGCAACTTATTGAAGCAACAAATCCAAAAGCAAATATCATTTTGCAGCGTTTTGTGAAGTCGAGTCATGGTCGAGACTTACGTGTATTGACCATTGGCGGCCGTGCTGTAGCGTGTATGGAGCGCAATTCTGGCGGTAAGAACTTTAAGGCCAACGTGAGTTTAGGTGCAAAAGGTAGCCCACACCCGATCACCCCTGAAATCGAATGGCTAGCAACACAAACTGCTAATATCCTGAATCTGGATGTCGCTGGCATCGACTTATTATTCGATGAAGAGCATTTTAAAATTTGTGAAGCAAACTCAAGTCCAGGTTTTGAGGGGCTTGAACAGGCTGTAGACATTGATGTGGCGAGAGAGATTTTACACTTTATACGCATTCGCTTAGGGATCTTTAACCGCACTGGTCAACCAAAGAAGAGCAGTAACGGTACTAAAGCGAGCAAAGAAAAAGCAGCGGAATAA